One Paenibacillus sp. FSL W8-0186 genomic window carries:
- a CDS encoding phage tail tube protein, whose amino-acid sequence MAQYLDPSRVIMGTFGQIFIDGVWQSNLNHLEANVEADKRELNLVGTEYTVFKLGRKKGTGTMSGYKVTSDMIQRGFQKFNIIQKLDDPEAYGFERIELKNCMVDRIQLANWTAGEEVVEETPFTFEGYDLLDPITGP is encoded by the coding sequence ATGGCACAATATCTCGATCCAAGCCGCGTCATTATGGGGACGTTCGGGCAGATTTTTATCGATGGCGTATGGCAGTCGAACCTGAATCACTTGGAGGCCAACGTAGAGGCGGATAAAAGAGAACTCAATCTGGTGGGTACGGAATATACCGTTTTCAAGCTGGGTCGCAAAAAAGGCACCGGTACGATGAGCGGCTACAAAGTGACCTCCGACATGATCCAGAGGGGATTTCAGAAGTTCAATATTATTCAGAAGCTGGATGACCCAGAGGCGTACGGCTTTGAACGCATTGAGCTGAAGAACTGCATGGTCGATAGAATCCAGCTGGCTAATTGGACGGCGGGGGAAGAGGTTGTAGAAGAAACGCCGTTCACCTTCGAAGGCTATGATCTGCTTGATCCGATCACAGGACCTTAA
- a CDS encoding phage tail sheath family protein encodes MAAGNWNLTSQPVLPGLFMNFVSAAGSAIAPGARGVVVAPVKAHWGPIGQFVEVTSENAIKELFSTDESGGATAYTTLYFSLLGGAKKLLAYRIADSSAAPAELVLKNGEASPEEVLKLSAKYSGQRGNAFKVTIQPNLAVPDVKELKLYEGNALLRTITLGNGDVDAAVAAINEDAGNKWIVAEKLSDGELANVSGVTFEGGASGISGITNADYIAATEAFETQDFHVLTLDGVTDAALRTSLVAWIKRVRSEGKGIMAALGGTFAEDTGADAVNKAIARSVAADFEGVINVGTGAVLNGKSYSSAQVASWVAGLIAGQALRESTTYAASPFEDVTRRWTRSEQEQAVHNGVFLLVHDGRRVKVLRGVNSLITLQQGQNKGWKKIRKIRVIDQINADLQRQAEDHYIGKVNNTEEGRQALISAGRQYLQSLAAEGVIEATGYDVTLDPRFYGDGAVMRPEDDQVFLTWQADDTDVMEQIFGTFYVQ; translated from the coding sequence ATGGCAGCAGGAAATTGGAATTTGACGAGTCAGCCGGTATTGCCGGGGCTGTTCATGAACTTTGTAAGTGCGGCGGGGTCAGCGATTGCGCCGGGCGCGCGCGGCGTGGTGGTCGCTCCGGTCAAGGCGCATTGGGGGCCGATCGGCCAATTTGTGGAGGTAACGAGCGAGAATGCCATCAAAGAGCTGTTTTCAACCGACGAATCCGGCGGGGCAACGGCCTATACGACGCTGTACTTTTCCTTGCTTGGCGGCGCAAAGAAGCTGCTGGCCTACCGGATTGCGGACAGCTCTGCTGCGCCGGCCGAGCTTGTGCTGAAGAACGGTGAAGCGAGTCCTGAAGAGGTATTGAAGCTAAGCGCCAAATACAGCGGCCAACGCGGCAATGCTTTTAAGGTGACAATTCAACCGAACCTGGCCGTGCCGGACGTAAAGGAGCTCAAGCTCTATGAAGGCAACGCGCTGCTCCGCACGATCACGCTGGGCAATGGCGATGTGGATGCTGCTGTTGCTGCAATCAATGAGGATGCGGGGAATAAGTGGATCGTGGCGGAGAAGCTGTCTGACGGCGAGCTCGCCAACGTGTCCGGCGTGACTTTTGAAGGGGGAGCCAGCGGAATTTCAGGGATTACGAACGCGGATTATATCGCGGCTACGGAAGCTTTTGAGACGCAGGATTTCCATGTGTTAACGCTCGACGGGGTTACGGACGCGGCGCTGCGCACAAGCCTTGTCGCCTGGATCAAACGGGTGCGCAGCGAGGGCAAAGGCATTATGGCCGCGCTCGGCGGAACATTCGCAGAGGATACGGGAGCAGATGCCGTGAATAAAGCAATTGCTCGCAGTGTTGCAGCGGATTTTGAAGGAGTCATCAACGTAGGGACGGGGGCTGTATTGAACGGAAAATCGTATTCCTCCGCACAGGTCGCTTCCTGGGTCGCCGGATTGATTGCTGGACAGGCATTAAGAGAGTCCACGACGTATGCCGCGTCGCCATTTGAGGACGTGACCCGCCGCTGGACGCGCTCGGAACAGGAGCAGGCGGTACACAACGGCGTATTCCTGCTAGTGCATGACGGCCGCCGGGTCAAGGTGCTGCGCGGGGTGAACAGCTTGATTACCTTGCAGCAGGGCCAGAACAAGGGCTGGAAGAAAATCCGCAAAATCCGCGTTATTGACCAGATTAATGCTGATCTGCAGCGTCAGGCGGAGGATCATTACATCGGCAAGGTCAACAATACTGAGGAAGGCCGTCAGGCGCTGATTAGCGCAGGCAGGCAGTATTTGCAGTCTTTGGCTGCGGAGGGGGTCATCGAGGCTACCGGCTACGACGTGACGCTGGATCCGAGATTTTACGGGGACGGCGCAGTCATGCGGCCAGAGGATGATCAGGTATTCCTGACCTGGCAGGCGGACGACACTGATGTGATGGAACAAATTTTCGGCACGTTCTACGTGCAATAA
- a CDS encoding ArpU family phage packaging/lysis transcriptional regulator, which yields MSKRQMNSFTIFHSLPVDEAATRAAVIGFLEEVRQYRQIGYIRELASVTHSYSQRYHGATHAIHKPTEQVALRNIDREAELRRKSELLDQAMGGLTVMQREVIERSYLAGEREYDFISCGEMGISDRTYRRIKASALKLLAIAMKLEVLVEPEERTATLSVHGVG from the coding sequence ATGAGCAAGCGACAAATGAATTCATTTACGATTTTTCATAGTTTGCCGGTGGATGAGGCCGCAACCCGGGCAGCGGTCATCGGGTTTCTTGAAGAAGTGCGGCAGTATCGGCAGATTGGCTATATTCGCGAACTGGCGAGTGTAACGCACAGCTATTCACAGAGATATCACGGGGCTACACATGCCATTCACAAGCCGACCGAGCAGGTCGCGCTGCGCAATATCGACCGGGAGGCTGAGCTGCGGAGAAAATCGGAGCTGCTGGATCAGGCCATGGGCGGGCTTACCGTTATGCAGCGTGAAGTCATTGAACGCAGTTATTTGGCGGGCGAGCGCGAATACGACTTTATCAGCTGCGGGGAAATGGGCATTAGCGACCGGACGTATCGGCGCATCAAAGCCAGCGCGCTCAAGCTGCTCGCCATAGCTATGAAACTTGAAGTCCTTGTGGAACCAGAGGAGAGGACAGCAACCTTATCTGTGCATGGAGTCGGCTGA
- a CDS encoding helix-turn-helix transcriptional regulator encodes MHTLGDRIKHLRELKNLTQKDLASRAGLTTVQLSRYETNDRKPDPESLRRIVDALDTNGDYLLGRTSDPSPTEEMQASMSFYGGPEAYTADEIAMMEAALKAYREQKKKLLDNQSNN; translated from the coding sequence ATGCATACACTGGGCGATCGGATCAAACATCTTCGAGAACTGAAAAACTTAACCCAAAAAGACCTCGCATCTAGAGCAGGCTTAACGACTGTTCAGTTGTCGAGATATGAGACGAACGACCGGAAGCCAGACCCCGAATCGTTAAGAAGGATTGTCGATGCCCTGGACACCAACGGGGATTATTTGCTGGGGCGTACTTCCGATCCTTCGCCAACGGAGGAAATGCAGGCGAGCATGTCCTTTTACGGCGGACCGGAAGCTTACACGGCGGATGAAATCGCTATGATGGAGGCCGCATTGAAGGCTTACCGCGAGCAGAAGAAAAAGCTTCTGGACAACCAATCCAATAATTAA
- a CDS encoding ImmA/IrrE family metallo-endopeptidase: MLFCYYQETHLEHWINAKYRSSGLLDAEQHDIERIAEAFDIELIYADCPSFSDNEERVIFLNKHTHDVMARVIFFHELCHVLRHAGDQRVMPSLFKDAQEAEADQFVLYAAVPFYMFEKLPIPDQRSEAIPFIAEVFHIPLELAEQRLDQIQRRVLHGSLMAAAQEAERRQKENVVKWSPETQRILSQLEKQLWEKG, from the coding sequence ATGTTATTTTGTTATTATCAAGAGACCCATCTGGAGCATTGGATTAACGCAAAATATCGAAGCAGCGGCCTGCTTGATGCCGAGCAGCATGATATCGAGCGGATTGCGGAAGCTTTTGACATAGAACTCATATATGCAGACTGCCCCTCTTTTTCGGATAACGAGGAACGGGTCATATTCCTGAATAAACATACCCATGATGTGATGGCCCGGGTCATTTTCTTCCATGAATTGTGCCATGTCCTGAGGCATGCAGGTGATCAACGCGTCATGCCCAGCCTATTCAAGGATGCCCAGGAAGCGGAGGCGGATCAATTTGTGCTGTATGCAGCCGTCCCTTTCTACATGTTCGAGAAATTGCCCATTCCGGATCAGCGGAGCGAAGCCATCCCTTTCATCGCTGAAGTATTCCATATTCCGCTTGAGCTGGCCGAGCAGCGGCTCGATCAAATTCAGCGGCGCGTCCTGCACGGCAGCTTGATGGCAGCGGCCCAGGAGGCTGAAAGGAGACAGAAGGAGAACGTGGTCAAATGGTCGCCAGAAACACAGCGGATTCTTTCCCAGCTGGAGAAGCAGCTTTGGGAGAAGGGGTGA